One window of Bacteroidales bacterium genomic DNA carries:
- a CDS encoding YtxH domain-containing protein: protein MKSSSSFLIGLLSGAAIGAALGILYAPDKGEVTRKKIAKKAEDLKDDLYDKMDEMKDYFNESLGHVKEKVEDLKEKVHKKEKEA from the coding sequence ATGAAATCATCAAGTAGTTTTCTGATCGGATTGTTAAGCGGTGCAGCCATCGGCGCAGCACTCGGAATCCTTTATGCACCGGATAAAGGTGAAGTTACACGAAAAAAAATTGCCAAAAAAGCCGAGGATCTCAAAGACGATCTTTACGACAAAATGGATGAAATGAAAGACTATTTCAACGAGTCTTTAGGCCATGTCAAAGAGAAAGTAGAAGACCTGAAGGAAAAAGTGCACAAAAAAGAAAAAGAAGCCTGA